Part of the Musa acuminata AAA Group cultivar baxijiao chromosome BXJ3-10, Cavendish_Baxijiao_AAA, whole genome shotgun sequence genome, GTGACATTAATAATAAGTTGGCTATTAGCAAAAGAGGATAATAACTAAGTATATATTTCATTTCATACTGCCCCTCGAATGTGGTCAGAAACGTACATGTCCGATTAAGTAATCAGCGAGTGTTTCTGGTAAATTTGTAAAATGGGACGTGTTACTAACACTTGTTTTCTACAGAATCATCATTTCTATTAGACACCATCATCAGTTTATGAAGGATTTGATTTCATTGTTctcctcttcttttgcatctgatCTTGAATGAAGTTCACTCATTCAGACAAGTGATAAACCTTTGATGGGACACTTCATTCAGAAAAAGATTGCATTTTTTGCCAATATTAATaactaaaggaaaaaaaaaaagaaaaccttacATTGCcttcataaaataatattatgaaagaAATTCATACCCCTCTTCCATTATCAGTGATGCTCACAGAATTATCTTCGTGCAAAATTACGTCTATCTTTGTTGCATATCCTGCTTGCGCTTCATCAATGGAGTTGTCCAATATTTCATACACCTAGGTAGAAGGACAGGAAAGGTAAAGTGAAATAAAATGGGAACAAAACAAAGACCAAACATATCATCAGAAAATACAAATAAATCAGAATTGAGCTACCAGATGATGTAAACCACGGGGTCCTGTGCTCCCGATGTACATTCCAGGTCTCTTCCTGACAGGATCAAGGCCTTCCAAAACCTGGCATACAACACACAACACAAAATTGTTGCGTCTCCCATCACTAGATGAAATGACCAAACAAGCATTATGTGAATGGCAACCAGGTTACATTCATATCAGGTTAGCCACATATATCACAGAACAAAAAGCACATAGTATGGTAGTGCAGCAGTCGGGAAACAGCCACCTAATTACCTAATTATTCGTGTTGGAAAATAATCACCGGAACTTTAATTGTATTTACTTGTGCTTCATTTTTCTTCTAACATTCAACGTCAAAAAGTCATTACAAGTGCATCAACAAGGCATTTTCCTCATCAAACGCTAGGTCAAATGAAACTATGTCCACCACTTCCTTTAGGCATAAAAGTGCGAACGATTATCATTTTCAATCTGCTCAAAGTTCGCATGTCTTCAAATAATCTTATCACCATATCCAACACGGACCAATGTTTTGCGTTAGGAAGCCCGTTCTCGAAGCAAGAAAGAGCCATTTACAACCCTCGAACAAGTGGAAACTCCTAAAACCCACTCGCATAACGAAAACAACAGCTgagccaaaaaaagaaaagaaagcacaAAAATGGGGGCGTTTAACGGAGCAGGAATCACCTGAATCTGCTCGGAACCGTAGGTTTGGTTAGCTTTCTCCTGAAGCTTCTCGGAAGCCACGCTCGACGACTTGAAAGCCCTCACCCCCAACTCGATCCTCGGAGCTTGGACAGCCAAAGTCCTACCGAGAAAGCAAAAAAGAACCGAACCTTGATCAAAACACCCCGAGAACGAGAAAGAAACggaaggagaaggaaaagggaCGACCTCGAAGTAAAAAGCAGGCAGGGGCGGGGGCGAAAAGGGGGGAAGGGCGAGAAggagagagggggaggggggcgAGTGCGGGCGGcggagaaagaggagaagaggcgGTGGACGAAGAGGCCGCGGAGATGGAGAGGCGAAACCGGCCGCAGAAGCGCCATCGGTGGTCGTATCCTTCAGCTGCTCGACGCAATGTTTCCCCCCCACCCTACGCCTTTCGCGTTTGCGCTCTCTTTTTATCCGCGCTCGTTTGCTTTTGCTTCCTCCTCGGCGGTAGTGATGAAGCAGCGGGATAAAACCCTAAATTACGGCTACGGCTTGTTTTTAGAGGCTCAGACTCCAAATCGAATCTTGCGGGCCCAAACCCGAACATCGAACCCGAACCAAAACCATCACACAAAGTTAGCAGAGATGATATTATTGGCGGTGAGCTCTTTAAATAATATGATACGCATGGAAACGCATTGTTGGCAATGAAAAGCCAAAAAACTGGAGGTGCGGGGAATCGAACCCCGTGcctctcgcatgcaaagcgagcgctctaccatatgagctacaccccCGTTGTGCGGTTAGCTtatcaaatatattatttattaattcaATATATTTGATCGTACACAGATCAACTCATTATTGGGAGCTGATTTATCTTGTTTTACTGGAAATTGTAGTTAACTTAAAGTTAGAATATTAATGGAATGTTTCTTTCTATTTGATAAGATAATAAAAAAGTATCTTTTCAATTCCTAATTTTCCTCATCTTATATTTTGATCATATTCATAAGCTTTCGTATTCAAGGAAATATGACACTCTTCACTATCATACGATCAAATAGAGATCAATTTAATATATCATCTTTATTTGATCGATGCCAAAACCTCGTTCGATTGATGTGATAGTCAGAATTGTGCTAATAAGGAAGTTCACTTGACAAGTCAACTAGATATATTTAATCATGATCTCAAATCCGATAGTCTCATACGGCAATATAAAATagctatagatatatatatatatatatatttatctctcATTCATAATGCAATTACACTTACATAAACTTAGCACTTGATCAAATCTTCCAACCAAAAAACTAAATTAAGTGTAAAAATATACCTAATTTTACATGATTTTAGCTCAAATCCTATATTCGCCTAAAATCATACCAACCCGACACAAACTTAGAAAAGAAATTAGTTAAATATGTATCAACATTCATATCGGATAATCAGAATATGATTTAACAATGAGAGATTTGACTTTAGAAGAACAACTTTAAACAATCTTAATAAGTTAATATCAAATTTGATCATTGATGTGATGTATATCAAGATTTATCTGACTTGACTTATTTATAATACCACACCTATGAGACCCAAAGTCTACTTATATCAAGGTTGGTTTGACTTAACTCATTTGGactattttttttaatgtaaatgtCAAAATTATGTTACATGAAGACATATATTAAGTTTACTTTGATGTTTAAGTTAATATGAAGCTTGAAATGAGaattaaaaattagaaaaaacaaGTGGAATTCCTCctatccagagagagagagagagagagagagagaggcctgaGGACCAGAAACAAAAGCATCGAAGAACATCAAATGGTGGTGCATGGATGACTGGTGTCTTACATCGAAGGATAAGTAAATCACGTACAACATATTAGAATCATCTCCGCATCAATCCCCAGGCAAATACCACCTTTACAGTCTTCAACGTGCCACAGTGCTGCCATGCCTTCCATCATTCACCTGCGTGATCAGCCCCTCCCTCTCTCCTCTTCCCTACACTGTCTGTGATCACATCTTCCTCTCTCACGTTTTCATCTTCCAAATCCACTGACCAGTAGATGCCTGAAGCTTATTATGGTACCCCCCCACACACACACAGACACTCTCTCCCCCCTCTCTTGCTGGGTTCTCTTCCTCGCAGACGCCAGAGAGAAGGCTCGGAACCCAATGAAACGTCAAAGCTCACAAACCTAACTTTCGCTCCGCCATAAAGAAAAAGGGTCGCCTTCCGAGCTGGACCGTTTGTTGAACCACCTCGACCCGACGTGTAATTAGTTTCCTTTTgttatcttttatattttctttcttatatgCCTCGATATGTTTCTTTTATTATTGAATACTTCAGGTGTAATAACTCAGATCGATCAATCGGTGCTTGCCACGTAGGTAGGAACGCGATCTTTGCTGGACCTGAGCGACATAAGATACCTCCTCTTACTTGAAATCTTTATCGATGACAACAAAAGCCGGACACCATGGACCACCGCTCGGCTTTCCATCAGTACCGTCCATCTGCACATGCCCTACGTACCATCGTCTGATCCTTCTCATGATTAGACCTTCAGTTCCTTTGCTCTTTTCTATTAATTGGACCTTCTGTCTCCATCGTGCGACTGATGTAGAGCATATGTTTATGATTAATGTGATTGGATGAATACATCATCTTCATCTAATTTGATGTAATTAATCAAATAGATTGTGCTGGTCGGGTCGAATCATACGTCTGTTGGCTGGCGAACCCTCGAGATGGCATCCTTGTGAGTTTAGCGGAGGAAGGCTCGTTGTACACCCACAAAAGCCAGCCTTCCACCTCCGGTCTCTGCTTTCTCTTCGTCTCAGATCTTTCTTCTTCGCTTCCTACGCAAACTTAGAAGAAGCCAAGGAAGATAGCGAGGGATGGGGAACGTAGAGACGATGCAAGCGTCGTCATCTCGCCGTGAAGTCAGCTCGGAAAACCGCCCCGCCACCATCGGTTGCATGTCCGGCATCTTCCGCCTGCTCTGCGTTCACCGTGACAGCTCCTCCCGCAAGCGTCTCACCTCCGGTAAACGCGCCGCCGTCGTGGCTCCCTCTTACCCTCCTAATGGCAATTCTAACTCGACGTTTAATCCTCGATAACGTTTAGGAAAGACGAAGGAGAAGCCTAGCGTCACAACTCCGTCAGGACCGACGGCACCTCCGCCCCCTCTAGTCGAAGATAGTGATAAGCAGACAGGGCCCTCGCGGTGCTCCTGCGAGACGCCGGGGAGCCCTATGATCCCGCAGGACATTCGAGAACCGGGCGCGGAAGCGGTCGTCGCTGCGTCCCCCGAAACCCCCCTCCGCCGGCCGGCTCTGGTGGCCAGGCTGATGGGACTCGAGGACCTGCCGGACATCACGGTTTCTGTGACGCCGGAGGCGGCGGCTGACCAGCGGCGGGAGCTGCAGCGGGCTCTGGAGAAGTGCGACGAGGACCTCAGGGCCCTGAGGCGGATCATCGAGGCCGTCCGCTTGGCGGAGATCCAGGCGAAGGCGGTCTCCTCCTCCGTCAGATCGGCAGGGCTGATCAAATCGGACGGCCTGGATGCAAGAAAGGAGTGCGAAGGCGAGCAGCCGAGTCCCGTCTCGGTCCTCGACGCGATATCGTCGCCTCGGTATCGGTCAAAAAGATCACCGAATGGTAAGCATCAACCCACCTTTTTTACCGGCTACAGAAGCGTGCGTTTCGTTACATGGCACGCATCTCAATGCAGAGAAGAAGGAAACAACAGCCGTCGGATCCAGGATCGTGAAGCCATCACGTATGGGTTTCGTCTTCGTGGGTGAGCAAATCCAAAGACAAAGACGCCAACAGCCAAGACATCACGTCCATGGTCGAGCTACTGATGCCGAAGAGATCAACTGTGCAGGAGAGGGTTACAGACAAAAGGCACCGGACGCTGCCAAGTCGATCGAAGCGATGCCGTGGGTGGTCGAGCTAAAGGGGAGAGAGATCGTAAGGATGATCGGAGGCGTTCGACGAAAgtgctggaggaggaggtggaggagcgcTAGCCGGGAGATGGCAAAGTCCGTAGAAGAGGTGTGGGCGGACGCAGCGTGGGAGGAGGAGACTTGGGAGGTGGCGAGGGTAGGGGTGTGGATGGAGAGTGTGATATGGAGGGACTTGGTGGAGGAGCTGGTGGTGGAGTTCTTGGGGTGGTGTTGCAGGTTGTCGCTTCCGTTTGGGACTTGTAGGAAAAGATTATATCTTTAATTGTATGTTTGATAGATCTATGTAAATTTTAGAGGATTTAAATATATAATGTTGGCCACAGAAGCTTTATTTCAGTACAGCAAGTGCGGCACTCTTGGAATATAAACAAATCAGAATACTTGACTTTTTGGATGAATTGCTGACAACAAAATACTGTGGTTCGTCACATTTGTAATGTAATTAGAATCTGCTTTTTAGGGAATCAAATAATAATtaatgtaattatatatatatatatatatatcgtagtaatttttttggatgaattttcaaaaaatccttattttttaaaatgtctCGTAGAGCATCTCTACTTTGAAATTTTTTGaaacaataaattttaaattaatcatTTTACCCATTGTTCTTTTTATCTCATCTTTACATGGTCTAACCCTAACAATAGTGCTCGCTCAAAGTTGATGGGATTGATGTATGTGGTGAAGGGGAGCGACTAGCCCTTATGCAAGGACGATAAGCAGAGAAGGATTGTGAGTGACAATATGTTGTTATATGAGCAAAGTGGTGACAACATGACATAAATGATGATAGGTctgataaaaaagaaataaagtgATATTTTTATATGATCAAAGGTGTTGTTTGAAATTTTTTCAAAGCAAGGACACTCTTGCAAGAAATTTTAAAATGTAGagatttttttcaagaatttactCATTTTtctgatattatttttttatattttaaaaatattttttaaaaaataaaaaaattatgggtaaatttttgaaaaaaaactcatactttttgaaatatcttgtaCCTTTACtttgaaaatttttgaaagaatccCATTGGTCATGTTAAAAGATCATTTTACTCATTTCACTAAATCCTCATCACCTGCAACCCTCATACGAAGGTCTATCGTCATCTGCAACCACTCCTCTGTCATGTAAGACATCTCATCTTCCCTGCAACTCTTGCACGAGAGCTAAgaggtaaaataattattttaaaaagaatattattttaatttttttaaaataggagcgttttgtgaaaaaaaattagaaagtaagattttttttctataaattcgCCCAATAATTATTggtgattaaaattttttatatttttttctttgtataTAGTTGAAGGGCATATATACTTGTATTCGAATTCATAAGAATATATATGTCATTTCAAAACTCGgaaggatagatatgtaaaaaTACCTTAACATAAAAGGCAGAGGGAGGGAGCAAACAGGATAACTCCTCCGAACTCGGGCACGAAGCGCTCGAGGCCTCTCGCTTCTTCCTCTGGATCTCGATCTATTTCGCCCGACGAAGAAGTCCCTCATTGTCTCTATCTTTGGTTGGATCGATCACCGTTGACTGGAGGAGACATGGCGGAGCAACTCACCGATGAGCAGATCTCGGAGTTCAAGGAGGCCTTCACCTTGTTCGACAAGGATGGCGATGGTCAGATCCCTCTTTCGATCGCTTGATGTTTTCAAATCCCTATATCTTTTTGTTGGTTTTTCTCGATTGTTCTGAGACTTCTTAGGATCAGATCTCGATGCTTTCTTGATGAATCAATTGGATTGCTCGATTCTTCCATCTAGATATTTTTGTGTTGTGATCTGTGCTTTAGAATATCTTACGTGTCTGGGAATGACCCTTCTTTCAATGGATAGTCTCTCAGCTATTTGACAAACGCTTGAGCacaatcttaaataattttcctcttcttTCGATTTGAAATATGGTGCTTTTTAGATATATTGCCGTAGATGTCCTTTCAATAAATCCTGATCGTGTTGTCTGCGAAGCGTACTCACGATAGCACGTGGCTATCTCTCGTTGTATGGTAATCATTATCACTGTTCTACTGCTGTGCCGTTGATGACATAGATAGATGTGGATGTGTCTTGATCAGGCAGCATTGACTTCTTACATAGATGCTAGGATCTATACGGTCGCCTTTACTTTCATTAACCACCCTGTAAATAGCTATATCGACTACTAATTGTTGGAAAAGTAGAACATATCATTATCGACAATACAAGTCTGAAATATCTATTTGCCTTTCACAGCAGTcgattttctttttcattttttttatatttgagaggAGGTTAATAAACCATCTAACTGATTAACCAATCAGctataaatcaattaatattatTGTTGATAAATCAACTACTATTTTTGTTGAGGCATCATAGTAGTTAGCATGTTGGTGTACATATAATAGGTAATCTGTATATAACATATTATATATCATCCAATGAAATAGAAAATAATAGTTTTGAACTAATTAATTAGCCAATTGTGCAAGGTCGAACATGACTTTGGACTAATCAGTCTCAGTTTTTGCCCTTCAAAGCTCTAGGGATGCTTTATATGAGGAAGCACACTTAATTAGTTGCAGAAAAACCAAAAGGTAGATATATGTTTGCCTGTAGACATCAAAGTTGTTGGAAAGTAGTATTCACTATGTTGGAATAAGCAGTTTTCTTTTTTAACCAGACAAATACTTCTGAAAATTCTTATTGTTAAACATGCCAGATTTTATTTATAACACAGTGCTTGTTAGGAAAAAAAAGAAGCATATTTGTATATAAGAATATCTGAAAATCTGACACCAACATGAGCCATACTCTAATGACTTCATAACTTCTCATCATGTGTCTATCTTCTCTAACGACAGATGGTTGCCAGTAGCCTAGCAACCTGAAACTATGATTTAGTAAATGTTCATTTTTTATTAGAAAATGCTTCTGTTGATTGTTTGGTCTCGACCTGAACAGATTGAGAAACTTATAGTTGATGGATTTGGTATATATTTAACTATATTAGTGAATAATGTTCATA contains:
- the LOC135651409 gene encoding uncharacterized protein LOC135651409 codes for the protein MGNVETMQASSSRREVSSENRPATIGCMSGIFRLLCVHRDSSSRKRLTSGKTKEKPSVTTPSGPTAPPPPLVEDSDKQTGPSRCSCETPGSPMIPQDIREPGAEAVVAASPETPLRRPALVARLMGLEDLPDITVSVTPEAAADQRRELQRALEKCDEDLRALRRIIEAVRLAEIQAKAVSSSVRSAGLIKSDGLDARKECEGEQPSPVSVLDAISSPRYRSKRSPNEKKETTAVGSRIVKPSRMGFVFVGEQIQRQRRQQPRHHVHGRATDAEEINCAGEGYRQKAPDAAKSIEAMPWVVELKGREIVRMIGGVRRKCWRRRWRSASREMAKSVEEVWADAAWEEETWEVARVGVWMESVIWRDLVEELVVEFLGWCCRLSLPFGTCRKRLYL